A part of Synechococcus sp. KORDI-49 genomic DNA contains:
- a CDS encoding ATP-dependent Clp protease proteolytic subunit, protein MTTSAPYYGDSAVMRTPPPDLPSLLLKERIVYLGLPLFSDDDAKRQMGIDVTELIIAQLLYLEFDNPDKPIYFYINSTGTSWYSGDAIGFETEAFAICDTLRYVKPPVHTICIGQAMGTAAVILSAGTKGQRAALPHSSIVLHQPRSGAQGQATDIQIRAKEVLHNKRAMLEILSSNTGRSVEELSKDSDRMSYLTPEQAMEYGLIDRVLSSRKELPGNSAN, encoded by the coding sequence ATGACCACCTCAGCCCCCTATTACGGCGACAGCGCCGTGATGAGGACTCCTCCTCCCGATCTGCCTTCACTCCTGCTCAAGGAGCGGATCGTCTATCTCGGCCTGCCGCTGTTCTCCGATGACGATGCCAAACGTCAGATGGGCATCGATGTCACGGAATTGATCATCGCCCAGCTGCTCTATTTGGAGTTCGACAATCCGGACAAGCCGATTTACTTCTACATCAACTCCACCGGGACCAGCTGGTATTCGGGCGATGCGATCGGCTTCGAGACCGAGGCCTTCGCCATCTGCGACACGCTCCGCTATGTGAAGCCTCCGGTGCACACCATCTGCATCGGTCAGGCGATGGGAACGGCTGCTGTGATCCTTTCAGCGGGCACGAAAGGCCAGCGCGCCGCTCTTCCTCATTCATCGATCGTGCTGCACCAGCCCCGCAGCGGTGCCCAGGGCCAAGCCACCGACATCCAGATCCGCGCCAAGGAAGTGCTCCACAACAAGCGGGCCATGCTGGAAATCCTCTCCAGCAACACCGGCCGCAGCGTCGAGGAACTGAGCAAGGACTCCGACCGGATGAGCTACCTCACTCCGGAGCAGGCCATGGAGTACGGGCTGATCGACCGGGTGCTCAGCAGCCGCAAGGAGCTGCCCGGCAACAGCGCCAACTGA
- the ilvC gene encoding ketol-acid reductoisomerase yields the protein MAQLFYDSDADLGLLNGKTVAIIGYGSQGHAHALNLKDSGVNVVVGLYDGSRSAEKAKADGLEVLSVADAAAKADWIMVLLPDEFQKDVYDKEIAPNLSAGKVLSFAHGFNIRFELIKPPADVDVVMIAPKGPGHTVRWEYQNGQGVPALFAIEQDASGNARALAMAYAKGIGGTRAGILETNFKEETETDLFGEQAVLCGGLSELVKAGFETLVEAGYQPELAYFECLHEVKLIVDLMVKGGLTAMRDSISNTAEYGDYVSGPRLITADTKAEMKRVLADIQDGTFARKFVAECDAGKPEMKRIRDRDAALPIESVGKGLRSMFSWLKDA from the coding sequence ATGGCCCAGCTCTTCTATGACTCCGATGCCGATCTCGGTCTGCTGAACGGCAAGACCGTGGCAATCATCGGTTATGGCTCCCAGGGCCATGCCCACGCCCTCAACCTGAAGGACAGCGGTGTCAACGTGGTGGTGGGCCTCTATGACGGCAGCCGCTCCGCCGAGAAAGCCAAGGCTGACGGTCTTGAGGTGCTGAGCGTTGCCGATGCCGCTGCCAAAGCGGACTGGATCATGGTGCTGTTGCCCGATGAATTCCAGAAGGACGTCTACGACAAGGAAATCGCCCCCAACCTGAGCGCCGGCAAGGTGTTGAGCTTTGCCCACGGCTTCAACATCCGTTTCGAGCTGATCAAGCCGCCGGCCGATGTGGATGTGGTGATGATCGCTCCGAAGGGACCCGGCCACACCGTGCGCTGGGAGTATCAGAACGGCCAGGGCGTTCCGGCCCTGTTCGCGATCGAACAGGATGCCTCCGGCAACGCCCGCGCTCTGGCGATGGCTTACGCCAAGGGCATCGGCGGCACCCGTGCCGGCATCCTGGAGACCAACTTCAAGGAAGAGACCGAAACGGATCTGTTCGGTGAACAGGCCGTGCTCTGCGGCGGGCTCTCCGAGCTGGTGAAGGCCGGGTTCGAGACTCTGGTGGAAGCGGGCTATCAACCCGAGCTGGCCTACTTCGAGTGCCTGCACGAGGTGAAGCTGATCGTGGATCTGATGGTGAAAGGCGGCCTCACCGCCATGCGCGATTCCATCTCCAACACCGCTGAATACGGCGACTACGTGAGCGGCCCACGCCTGATCACCGCAGACACCAAGGCGGAGATGAAGCGTGTGCTGGCTGACATCCAGGACGGCACCTTCGCCAGGAAGTTCGTGGCTGAATGCGATGCCGGCAAGCCCGAGATGAAGCGCATCCGGGATCGCGATGCCGCGTTGCCGATCGAAAGCGTCGGCAAGGGTCTTCGCTCGATGTTCAGCTGGCTGAAGGACGCCTGA
- a CDS encoding D-alanine--D-alanine ligase family protein: MTSQRKHVGLVFGGVSGEHEVSIRSASTVLAGLTSGSNPERYAVTVLYIDREGRWWGPGIAAAVLERGEAATDEQLPHPLPPAGFRGLPQDCEAIDVWYPVLHGPNGEDGTVQGLFRLMRQPFVGAGVLGSAVSMDKQAMKAAFAAAGLSQVPYVCVQASELKDDTTFNPLLKRIEQLGYPCFVKPANLGSSVGISKVRNRAELVEGLHKASLLDPRLVVEQGVTARELECAVLGRNDLRASVVGEVRFEADWYDYETKYTAGLSSTLIPAPLPDGVADRIRQQALQACEAVGVLGMARVDFFYDEAAGTIWINEINTLPGFTSQSMYPMLWAASGLTLDQLVHELVETAGE, translated from the coding sequence ATGACCAGCCAGCGCAAGCATGTCGGCCTCGTGTTCGGTGGCGTCTCCGGTGAGCATGAGGTTTCCATCCGTTCAGCCAGCACGGTGCTGGCTGGATTGACGAGCGGCAGCAATCCGGAGCGTTACGCCGTGACGGTGCTCTACATCGACCGCGAAGGCCGCTGGTGGGGACCCGGGATCGCTGCCGCGGTGCTGGAGAGGGGCGAAGCCGCCACCGACGAGCAGCTCCCCCACCCCCTGCCGCCCGCAGGATTCCGGGGACTGCCGCAGGACTGTGAGGCCATCGACGTCTGGTACCCCGTGCTGCACGGCCCCAACGGCGAGGACGGAACCGTGCAGGGGCTGTTCCGCCTGATGCGCCAACCCTTTGTGGGAGCCGGTGTGCTCGGATCCGCCGTGAGCATGGACAAGCAGGCGATGAAGGCCGCCTTCGCGGCCGCCGGACTCTCCCAGGTGCCCTACGTCTGCGTTCAGGCCAGCGAACTGAAGGACGACACCACGTTCAACCCGCTTCTGAAGCGCATCGAACAGCTCGGTTATCCCTGCTTCGTCAAGCCAGCCAACCTCGGTTCATCGGTCGGGATCAGCAAGGTGCGCAACCGGGCGGAACTGGTTGAGGGCCTCCACAAGGCTTCCCTCCTGGATCCGCGGCTGGTGGTGGAGCAGGGGGTCACGGCACGGGAACTGGAGTGCGCCGTGCTGGGGCGGAACGACCTGAGGGCCTCCGTCGTCGGGGAGGTTCGTTTCGAAGCCGACTGGTACGACTACGAGACCAAGTACACCGCTGGACTGAGCTCCACACTGATTCCGGCGCCGCTTCCAGACGGCGTCGCTGATCGGATCCGACAGCAGGCTCTTCAGGCCTGCGAAGCGGTCGGGGTCCTGGGCATGGCCCGTGTGGATTTCTTCTACGACGAAGCAGCCGGAACGATCTGGATCAATGAGATCAACACCCTTCCTGGATTCACCAGCCAGAGCATGTACCCGATGCTTTGGGCAGCAAGCGGCTTAACACTCGATCAACTGGTGCACGAACTGGTGGAAACAGCTGGAGAATGA
- a CDS encoding ATP-dependent Clp protease proteolytic subunit, with amino-acid sequence MPIGTPSVPYRLPGSQMERWVDIYTRLGVERILFLGSEVNDGIANSLVAQMLYLDSEDSTKPIYLYINSPGGSVTAGLAIYDTIKYVKSDVVTICVGLAASMGAFLLAAGTKGKRVALPHSRIMIHQPLGGTSRRQASDIEIEAREILRMKEMLNRSLADMSGQDFDKVEKDTDRDYFLSAEEAKDYGLIDRVITHPSEA; translated from the coding sequence ATGCCGATCGGTACCCCCAGCGTTCCCTACCGCCTGCCCGGCAGCCAGATGGAGCGCTGGGTCGACATCTACACCCGTCTAGGAGTGGAGCGCATCCTCTTCCTGGGCTCCGAGGTGAATGACGGCATCGCCAACAGCCTTGTGGCCCAGATGCTGTATCTCGATTCCGAGGACAGCACCAAGCCGATCTATCTCTACATCAACTCCCCCGGTGGATCCGTGACGGCCGGTCTGGCCATCTACGACACCATCAAGTACGTGAAGAGCGATGTGGTGACCATCTGCGTCGGCCTCGCCGCCTCCATGGGCGCCTTTCTGCTGGCAGCCGGCACCAAGGGCAAGCGGGTGGCCCTGCCCCACAGCCGGATCATGATCCACCAGCCTCTCGGCGGCACCAGCCGCCGTCAGGCCAGCGACATCGAGATCGAAGCCCGCGAGATCCTGCGCATGAAGGAGATGCTCAACCGCTCCCTGGCAGACATGAGCGGCCAGGACTTCGACAAGGTGGAAAAGGACACCGACCGCGACTACTTCCTCAGCGCCGAGGAAGCCAAGGACTACGGGCTGATCGATAGGGTCATCACCCATCCCAGCGAAGCGTAA
- a CDS encoding cell division protein FtsQ/DivIB has protein sequence MRSVTKQAPAKRQRKPVTLTPQLERRRALRRQQRAQLLIQIWRVLVLLLLSTGLGWILLRHGWTLEGTNQVIVRGDTGISPDLVAKVGGFSFPQPLLEINLKTLESQLRQELPVQSAQADRRLLPARLHVQLVGQIPVARATRRLAGGMETGMVDGEGHWIQTNTKAPSPAPTTAITVEGWSPDKRAVLAKLLEQRGRISDSLQTIVLHPDGAISLRTRSLGLIDLGRDSDRLVQQIDAIVQLNSTMPPHLLDQGQGSIDLSNPDRPELERPAKKPEPAEKATPGA, from the coding sequence GTGCGATCTGTGACGAAGCAGGCGCCTGCGAAGCGACAGCGCAAGCCAGTGACCCTGACACCGCAGCTGGAACGCAGGCGTGCTCTGCGGCGTCAGCAGCGTGCGCAGCTGTTGATCCAGATCTGGCGCGTGCTGGTGCTTCTGCTGCTCAGCACAGGGCTGGGCTGGATTCTGCTGCGCCATGGCTGGACCCTGGAAGGCACCAATCAGGTGATCGTGCGCGGCGACACCGGGATCTCACCGGATCTGGTCGCCAAAGTCGGAGGGTTTTCGTTTCCGCAACCGCTTCTGGAGATCAACCTCAAGACCCTGGAATCACAACTGCGACAGGAGCTGCCAGTGCAATCCGCCCAGGCGGACCGCCGACTGCTGCCAGCGCGACTCCACGTGCAGCTGGTGGGTCAGATCCCCGTTGCCCGGGCGACCCGACGCCTGGCCGGCGGCATGGAAACGGGAATGGTCGACGGGGAAGGGCACTGGATCCAGACGAACACCAAAGCTCCCAGCCCGGCCCCGACGACGGCCATCACCGTTGAGGGCTGGAGCCCCGATAAACGGGCTGTGCTGGCCAAGCTTCTCGAACAGCGCGGCCGGATCAGCGACAGTCTTCAGACCATCGTCCTCCACCCCGATGGCGCCATCAGCCTCCGCACCCGAAGCCTCGGACTGATCGATCTGGGGCGCGACAGCGACCGACTGGTGCAGCAGATCGACGCGATCGTCCAACTGAACAGCACGATGCCCCCCCATCTGCTCGATCAAGGACAAGGTTCCATTGATCTGAGCAATCCGGATCGACCGGAACTGGAGCGACCCGCCAAGAAGCCCGAGCCCGCTGAGAAAGCGACACCAGGAGCTTGA
- the panB gene encoding 3-methyl-2-oxobutanoate hydroxymethyltransferase, whose product MRPADLIRFKQDGRPITMLTAWDSLSAALVELAGADAVLVGDSLGMVALGHATTLPVTLEQMVHHTQAVERGFQAMPAQQPLLISDLPFLSYQCGEDAAVAAAGRLLKESSAAAVKLEGAEPEVVRVIDRLVRMGIPVMGHLGLTPQAVHRLGLRRQAVDAPAQQRLMSQASELESTGCFALVLEHVPDQLAGQVRRQLAIPVIGIGAGADCDGQVRVTADLLGLTAQQPPFSPALLPGRQLCAEALERWVLDQRQTATPTTAEPPPEPGC is encoded by the coding sequence ATGCGTCCAGCCGATCTGATCCGCTTCAAGCAAGACGGCCGACCGATCACGATGCTCACCGCATGGGACAGCCTGTCTGCGGCCCTGGTGGAGCTCGCCGGGGCCGATGCCGTGCTGGTGGGTGACTCGCTGGGAATGGTGGCTCTCGGGCATGCCACCACCCTTCCGGTCACCCTCGAGCAGATGGTGCACCACACGCAGGCCGTGGAGCGCGGCTTTCAGGCGATGCCGGCCCAGCAGCCCCTGCTCATCTCCGACTTGCCGTTTCTCAGCTATCAGTGCGGTGAGGACGCAGCGGTGGCCGCTGCCGGGAGGCTGCTGAAGGAATCCAGCGCCGCGGCCGTGAAGCTGGAAGGCGCCGAACCGGAGGTGGTGAGGGTCATTGATCGGCTGGTGCGCATGGGCATCCCGGTGATGGGGCACCTGGGGCTGACGCCGCAGGCGGTGCATCGCCTCGGCCTGCGGCGTCAGGCGGTGGATGCTCCGGCGCAGCAACGACTGATGAGCCAGGCCAGTGAGCTCGAGAGCACCGGATGCTTCGCGCTGGTGCTCGAGCATGTGCCGGACCAGCTGGCCGGGCAGGTGCGCCGTCAGCTCGCGATTCCGGTGATCGGCATCGGTGCCGGGGCCGATTGCGACGGACAGGTGCGGGTGACCGCTGATCTGCTGGGGCTCACGGCTCAGCAGCCCCCCTTCAGCCCCGCTCTGCTGCCAGGACGGCAGCTGTGCGCGGAGGCTCTGGAGCGCTGGGTGCTCGATCAACGTCAGACAGCGACTCCCACCACAGCAGAACCTCCACCAGAACCCGGTTGCTGA
- the ftsZ gene encoding cell division protein FtsZ: MQPNLNGSVEKMEIVSGASSQHAAGIQPSQSARIEVIGVGGGGSNAVNRMILSDLEGVAYRVLNTDAQALIQSQAQTRLQLGQTLTRGLGAGGNPTIGQKAAEESRTDLHEALQGADLVFIAAGMGGGTGTGAAPVVAEVAREVGALTVGIVTKPFGFEGRRRMRQADEGITRLAEHVDTLIVIPNDRLRDAIGSAPLQEAFRSADDVLRMGVKGISDIITCPGLVNVDFADVRSVMTEAGTALLGIGIGSGRSRAVEAAQAAISSPLLETERIDGAKGCVINISGGRDMTLEDMTTASEVIYDVVDPEANIIVGAVVDEALEGEIHVTVIATGFENGQHYRSERSASRPLTAQAQRGDRREIDDNGARIPEFLRQRQHQSDS; this comes from the coding sequence ATGCAGCCAAACCTGAACGGATCGGTCGAAAAGATGGAGATCGTCAGCGGTGCGTCATCCCAGCATGCCGCCGGCATTCAACCCAGTCAGTCCGCCCGCATCGAGGTGATTGGTGTTGGTGGCGGTGGCAGCAACGCCGTCAACCGCATGATCCTCAGCGATCTTGAAGGTGTGGCTTATCGCGTTCTCAACACAGACGCCCAGGCACTGATTCAGTCCCAGGCTCAGACGCGTCTGCAACTGGGACAGACCCTTACCCGCGGCCTGGGCGCCGGAGGCAACCCCACCATCGGTCAGAAGGCCGCCGAAGAGTCCCGCACCGACCTGCACGAAGCACTGCAGGGGGCGGATCTGGTGTTCATCGCCGCCGGCATGGGTGGAGGAACCGGAACCGGTGCGGCCCCGGTGGTGGCTGAGGTCGCTCGTGAGGTCGGAGCCCTCACAGTGGGCATCGTCACCAAGCCTTTCGGTTTCGAGGGCCGCAGGCGCATGCGTCAGGCCGATGAAGGGATCACACGGCTTGCAGAGCATGTGGACACCCTGATCGTGATCCCCAACGACCGCTTGCGCGATGCGATCGGCAGCGCACCGCTTCAGGAAGCCTTCCGCAGTGCCGATGACGTGCTGCGTATGGGTGTGAAGGGCATCAGCGACATCATCACCTGCCCCGGCCTGGTCAATGTCGACTTTGCCGATGTGCGCTCGGTGATGACCGAGGCCGGCACCGCCCTGCTGGGAATCGGCATCGGCTCCGGTCGCTCCCGCGCTGTGGAAGCCGCCCAGGCCGCCATCAGCAGCCCTCTGCTGGAGACGGAGCGGATTGACGGAGCCAAGGGCTGCGTGATCAACATCAGCGGAGGCCGGGACATGACCCTTGAGGACATGACCACGGCGTCGGAAGTGATCTACGACGTCGTCGATCCCGAGGCGAACATCATCGTCGGTGCTGTGGTGGATGAAGCCCTGGAGGGCGAGATCCACGTCACCGTGATCGCCACCGGCTTCGAGAACGGTCAGCACTACCGCAGCGAGCGATCTGCAAGCCGCCCCCTGACGGCTCAGGCTCAGCGAGGTGACCGCCGCGAGATCGATGACAACGGCGCCCGTATTCCCGAATTCCTGCGTCAGCGCCAGCATCAAAGCGACAGCTGA
- a CDS encoding PIN/TRAM domain-containing protein: MVDLLILMLFVGSGGAAGWMGVHLLPAELVNPATDAEQLRLILTGSGGGVGLLAGLVFKRLRLRLMQQVRTMPTDLLVSRAIGLILGLLVANLLLLPVLLLPFSGGVVLLKPLLAVVSNVFFGILGSNLAEVHGRTLLRLLNPASSEALLVADGVLTPATAKILDTSVIIDGRIRGMLACGLLEGQVIVAESVIDEMQQLSDSTNVEKRAKGRRGLKLLKDLRETYGRRLVINSTRYDGKGTDDRLLQLADDTGGTLVTADFNLAQVASVKALKVMNLSELVIALRPEVQPGDELNLKIVREGKEESQGVGYLDDGTMVVVNDARSLIGQRKPVVVTGALQTPTGRMVFARLETEGKAKAQAKSKGQGKPPRTSERKPESPR, encoded by the coding sequence ATGGTTGATCTGCTCATCCTGATGCTGTTCGTCGGCTCCGGTGGTGCTGCCGGCTGGATGGGGGTGCATCTGCTGCCCGCGGAACTGGTGAATCCCGCCACCGATGCGGAACAGCTGCGGTTGATCCTCACGGGTTCCGGCGGCGGCGTGGGGCTTCTCGCTGGACTGGTGTTCAAACGGTTGCGGCTGCGCCTGATGCAGCAGGTGCGCACCATGCCCACCGACCTGCTGGTGAGCCGCGCCATCGGCTTGATTCTGGGCCTGCTCGTCGCCAACCTGCTGCTGCTGCCGGTGCTGCTCCTGCCCTTTTCCGGTGGGGTGGTTCTGCTGAAACCGCTGCTGGCGGTGGTGAGCAATGTGTTCTTCGGGATCCTGGGCAGCAACCTGGCCGAAGTGCACGGCCGCACGCTGCTGCGCCTGCTCAATCCAGCCAGCAGTGAAGCCCTGCTGGTGGCCGACGGTGTGCTGACCCCAGCCACCGCCAAGATCCTGGACACCAGTGTGATCATCGATGGCCGCATCCGCGGGATGCTCGCCTGCGGGCTGCTGGAAGGGCAGGTGATCGTGGCGGAGTCGGTGATTGATGAGATGCAGCAGCTCTCCGATTCCACCAACGTCGAGAAACGTGCCAAGGGGCGGCGGGGCCTGAAGCTGCTCAAGGACCTGCGCGAGACCTACGGCCGTCGCCTCGTGATCAACAGCACCCGTTACGACGGGAAGGGCACGGACGACCGCCTGCTGCAGCTGGCAGATGACACGGGCGGAACGCTGGTCACGGCCGATTTCAACCTGGCCCAGGTGGCCTCGGTGAAAGCGCTCAAGGTGATGAATCTGAGCGAGCTGGTGATTGCACTGAGGCCGGAAGTGCAACCCGGCGACGAGCTCAATCTCAAGATCGTTCGTGAAGGCAAGGAGGAGAGCCAGGGGGTCGGCTACCTCGACGACGGCACGATGGTGGTGGTCAATGACGCCCGCTCCCTGATCGGCCAGAGGAAGCCGGTGGTGGTCACAGGAGCTCTGCAGACCCCCACCGGCCGGATGGTGTTCGCTCGGCTGGAGACCGAAGGGAAAGCCAAAGCGCAGGCCAAATCCAAGGGGCAGGGCAAACCGCCCCGCACCAGCGAGCGCAAGCCTGAAAGCCCCCGCTAG